In Caldisphaera lagunensis DSM 15908, a single genomic region encodes these proteins:
- the pyrF gene encoding orotidine-5'-phosphate decarboxylase translates to MTLIVAIDRSNTTDGRDVIEVLEKICNMVAGVKLGMPLLLKHDLNLLLNIRKICNNNIILDLKLADIGDIMVETAELFKNYADSIIAHSFIGKKDGIDKLKNFLDKNNMKLILVGSMSHMGSEEIYDKEINNIINIIKDVNPWGVVLPATRPEIIRTFRSKIGNEIKILSPGIGYQGAKPGTALCYGADYEIVGRSIMNAPDPKEATKVIIYEQKRGMYECKR, encoded by the coding sequence TTGACTTTAATTGTAGCGATAGATAGGTCTAATACAACCGATGGAAGAGATGTAATAGAAGTTTTAGAAAAAATATGCAACATGGTAGCTGGAGTTAAATTGGGTATGCCTTTGCTTCTAAAACACGATTTAAATTTGCTATTAAATATAAGAAAAATATGCAACAACAATATAATATTAGATCTAAAGTTGGCAGATATTGGAGATATTATGGTTGAAACTGCTGAATTATTTAAGAATTATGCAGATTCCATTATAGCCCATTCATTTATTGGAAAAAAAGATGGCATAGATAAGTTAAAGAATTTCCTTGACAAAAATAACATGAAATTGATTTTAGTAGGATCAATGAGCCATATGGGATCTGAGGAAATTTATGATAAAGAAATTAATAACATAATAAATATAATAAAAGATGTTAATCCATGGGGTGTAGTTTTACCTGCTACTAGACCTGAGATTATAAGAACATTTAGGAGCAAAATTGGAAATGAAATAAAAATTCTATCACCTGGAATTGGTTACCAGGGAGCAAAGCCTGGAACGGCTTTATGTTATGGGGCAGACTATGAAATAGTAGGTAGATCTATAATGAATGCTCCAGATCCAAAGGAAGCTACAAAAGTTATAATATATGAACAGAAAAGAGGGATGTATGAATGCAAGAGATAG
- a CDS encoding FecCD family ABC transporter permease has protein sequence MKSINKILTVFLILLLPISFLLSLSIGPYSKVSIYQVIFFILGKNLPSTYIDILKYRLIRSLAALILGIGLSSSGLTLQYTLKNPLADPYLLGISSGAIFGVTIAMFFGYYSFYQLYIIALLSALLSLGFILLISTIFKSSSTTIIIAGISLSYLLNGITTIYMIRLGPKIPSILFWLFGSVAFTTLNTLEKSSILVIISLFFMFYYWKAINTLMLGEDVAKSLGVKVSYIRIVSVLFSSISTAALVAMAGPVGFIGLAAPWMARLIIGSNFGKALLMSLLTGSLLAIFSDILARLVIYPSEAPLTAITSIFGAPVLIYLTLKYKGRL, from the coding sequence TTGAAATCTATCAATAAAATATTAACAGTTTTTTTAATTTTATTGCTTCCCATATCGTTTTTATTATCATTGTCTATAGGCCCCTATAGTAAGGTTAGCATATATCAAGTTATCTTTTTTATTCTAGGAAAAAATTTGCCTTCTACATATATTGATATATTAAAATATAGGTTAATTAGATCATTAGCTGCATTAATTTTGGGAATAGGATTATCTTCATCAGGATTAACATTACAATACACATTAAAAAATCCTTTGGCTGATCCATATTTATTAGGGATAAGTTCTGGGGCAATATTTGGAGTAACTATTGCAATGTTTTTTGGATATTATTCTTTTTACCAATTATATATAATTGCTTTATTAAGCGCATTACTTAGCCTAGGTTTTATCTTATTAATTTCGACAATATTTAAATCCTCCTCTACTACAATAATTATAGCAGGAATTTCTTTATCTTATTTATTAAATGGGATAACAACAATATATATGATTAGACTAGGCCCAAAGATTCCTAGTATTTTATTTTGGTTATTTGGTAGTGTTGCTTTTACTACGTTAAATACCTTAGAAAAAAGTTCTATTTTGGTTATAATTTCATTATTTTTTATGTTTTATTATTGGAAGGCAATCAACACTTTAATGTTGGGAGAAGATGTTGCAAAAAGTCTTGGTGTTAAGGTTTCATATATAAGAATTGTTTCAGTATTATTTTCTTCAATATCTACAGCAGCATTGGTTGCTATGGCAGGGCCTGTAGGATTTATAGGATTAGCGGCTCCTTGGATGGCTAGGTTAATTATAGGAAGTAATTTTGGGAAGGCATTATTGATGAGTTTATTAACTGGAAGCCTTTTAGCTATATTTAGCGACATATTAGCTAGGTTGGTTATATATCCTAGTGAGGCACCATTAACAGCAATAACAAGTATATTTGGTGCCCCAGTTTTGATATATTTGACACTTAAATATAAGGGGAGGCTATAA
- the pyrE gene encoding orotate phosphoribosyltransferase, producing MQEIDVISKILYETGSIKIGKFLLASGKYSSIYVDMRKMLGNVDGFKRIGNLLSQKVNEIKKVDNIDVIIGVATGGIPWASVTSYLINLPMAYVRQQKGHGLNNQIEGADVVNKHGLIIDDVSTTGESLINSAKTVRENKGIVNYSLVIVDRGQGSIENLRKENINLHYLFTLKQILESLLKQNIINDNTFNNIINELYG from the coding sequence ATGCAAGAGATAGATGTTATATCAAAAATTTTGTATGAAACCGGATCAATAAAAATAGGAAAATTTTTGCTAGCGAGCGGAAAATATAGCTCAATTTATGTAGATATGAGAAAAATGCTTGGTAATGTAGATGGTTTCAAAAGAATAGGTAATTTACTTAGCCAAAAAGTAAATGAAATAAAAAAGGTTGACAATATTGATGTAATTATTGGGGTAGCAACAGGAGGAATACCTTGGGCTTCGGTAACTTCATATCTTATTAATTTACCAATGGCCTATGTAAGACAACAAAAAGGTCATGGATTGAATAACCAAATAGAAGGAGCTGATGTAGTAAATAAACACGGATTGATAATTGATGATGTATCAACAACCGGAGAAAGTTTAATTAATTCAGCTAAAACTGTTAGAGAAAATAAAGGAATTGTAAATTATTCTTTAGTAATAGTAGATAGAGGCCAAGGTAGTATTGAAAATTTAAGAAAAGAAAACATAAATTTACATTACCTATTTACACTAAAGCAAATTTTGGAGAGTTTGCTTAAGCAAAATATCATAAATGATAATACATTTAATAATATAATTAATGAACTTTATGGTTAA
- a CDS encoding MGMT family protein, producing MDEEILYDVLEFIPMGYVTTYKALGKFLGINQRKVAYLLKNNKNPIIVPCHRVVMSNGELGGYTPYGKNFKKSLLESEGVKIVNGKVDKKCIIEDLSLLEKFY from the coding sequence ATGGATGAAGAAATTCTATATGATGTTTTGGAATTTATACCGATGGGTTATGTGACCACATATAAAGCTTTAGGAAAATTTTTAGGTATAAATCAAAGAAAGGTTGCCTATTTACTAAAAAACAATAAAAATCCAATAATAGTTCCATGCCATAGAGTAGTAATGAGTAATGGAGAATTAGGAGGATATACTCCTTATGGAAAGAATTTTAAAAAATCTCTACTTGAGTCAGAAGGAGTTAAAATTGTTAATGGAAAAGTAGACAAAAAATGCATTATAGAGGATTTAAGCTTATTGGAGAAATTTTATTAG
- a CDS encoding triphosphoribosyl-dephospho-CoA synthase codes for MQCDLIPILSMGLYVEPSLYPKPGGITPFNHDDKNYFDFLIHASISSKIMHDACINEENSLLNALIEYKEYLINYGIKKNVAFGEFLLHIPLAISLKNSTNIMELTRNASNIIKNSGEKEGKIYYDILRILTPSYLGKYIGIMPDIFTSYPKSLYEVLKAYSWDLVNNELINNYSISLNALNYIKKFKNVKEGFLRGLLFIISNYGDTLTAKRNGFYFYKKMMMDAKVALRIADKYGIDFSINYLKSLWNNASPGSALDVLSTSISLYFLDSYI; via the coding sequence ATGCAGTGCGATTTGATACCAATTTTATCTATGGGCTTATATGTTGAGCCAAGTCTATATCCAAAACCTGGAGGCATTACTCCCTTTAATCATGATGACAAGAATTACTTTGACTTTTTAATTCATGCATCTATATCTTCAAAGATTATGCATGATGCATGCATAAATGAGGAAAATTCATTATTAAATGCCCTTATAGAATATAAAGAGTATTTAATAAATTATGGTATTAAGAAAAACGTAGCATTTGGAGAATTTCTACTCCATATCCCTTTAGCAATATCCCTTAAAAATTCAACTAATATTATGGAATTAACGCGAAATGCTTCAAATATTATAAAAAATTCTGGAGAGAAAGAAGGAAAAATTTATTACGATATATTAAGAATCCTTACCCCATCATACCTAGGAAAATACATTGGAATAATGCCTGATATATTTACTTCTTATCCAAAAAGCCTTTATGAAGTATTAAAGGCATACAGTTGGGATTTAGTAAATAATGAGCTAATAAATAATTATAGCATTTCTTTAAACGCTTTAAATTACATAAAGAAATTTAAAAACGTAAAGGAAGGATTCCTTAGAGGCCTATTGTTTATTATTTCAAACTATGGTGATACCTTAACTGCTAAGAGAAATGGATTTTATTTTTATAAGAAAATGATGATGGATGCAAAAGTTGCTTTAAGAATTGCTGATAAATACGGAATAGATTTTTCTATTAATTATTTAAAATCCTTATGGAATAATGCAAGTCCAGGTTCTGCATTAGATGTTCTTTCTACATCAATTAGCCTTTACTTTCTTGATTCTTATATTTAG
- a CDS encoding ABC transporter ATP-binding protein yields MQSIIVKDVSFSIKDKEIIKDISFELEEGEILAILGPNGVGKTTLLKIIAGLIKPTKGEVLIYKNPPEKSRKYLSYLPANANIDQYANVEDILLAMLYGKDRKFIVGNDDIKKIKNWYFKLLEKNYLKTSFNNLSSGEQRLVLLSGCFAREPKIILLDEPTAFLDITNQAKILRFIKEMALKMNITVIFTMHEIYYANIANKVLLMKNGKIKSYGKPSDVLKKDIIDDVYKIDVLEIPYDNKKIFFPSVF; encoded by the coding sequence ATGCAAAGCATTATAGTAAAAGATGTTTCCTTTTCAATTAAGGATAAGGAAATAATAAAAGACATAAGTTTTGAACTTGAAGAAGGAGAAATTTTAGCTATATTAGGGCCTAATGGAGTTGGGAAGACTACTTTACTTAAAATAATAGCTGGCTTAATAAAACCAACGAAAGGAGAAGTCCTAATTTATAAAAATCCGCCAGAGAAATCAAGAAAATATTTGTCTTATTTACCAGCTAATGCAAATATAGATCAATACGCAAATGTAGAGGACATATTGTTAGCAATGCTATATGGTAAGGATAGGAAATTTATTGTAGGAAATGATGATATAAAGAAAATTAAAAATTGGTATTTTAAATTATTAGAAAAAAATTATTTAAAGACGTCATTTAATAATTTAAGTAGCGGAGAACAAAGATTGGTATTGCTTTCTGGCTGTTTTGCTAGGGAACCAAAAATAATTCTTTTGGATGAACCAACAGCATTTCTTGATATAACTAATCAGGCAAAAATATTGAGATTTATTAAAGAGATGGCGTTAAAAATGAATATAACAGTTATATTTACCATGCATGAAATATATTATGCAAACATAGCAAACAAGGTTTTATTAATGAAAAATGGTAAGATAAAGTCATATGGTAAGCCTTCTGATGTTTTAAAAAAGGATATTATTGATGATGTTTATAAAATAGATGTATTGGAAATACCTTATGATAATAAAAAAATATTTTTCCCAAGTGTTTTTTAA
- a CDS encoding lipoate protein ligase C-terminal domain-containing protein, with amino-acid sequence MGICELKAKKGLIRVSSQQDKGKIKSISITGDFMVFPEDVIWEMEKGLIGIDVDEKNIREMVKKYLSNAKLMGSSIDDFVEVIICSLRGE; translated from the coding sequence ATGGGCATTTGTGAATTAAAGGCTAAAAAAGGACTAATTAGGGTTTCTTCTCAACAAGATAAAGGAAAAATAAAGAGTATCTCTATAACAGGTGATTTTATGGTTTTTCCTGAGGATGTAATATGGGAGATGGAAAAAGGATTAATAGGAATAGATGTTGATGAAAAAAATATAAGAGAAATGGTAAAAAAATATTTATCTAATGCAAAACTGATGGGGTCATCAATTGATGATTTTGTTGAAGTAATTATTTGTTCTCTAAGGGGTGAATAA
- a CDS encoding FAD-dependent oxidoreductase, which yields MKFLRCKPDQVPTGVGKKVAIIGAGTAGLGAAGLLRCKGYQVTVYDMLPEPGGMLIFGIHVYRIPKPPVREGVKELMDAGVEFVLNTKINANVSYGIMDKIISPKQSVDLEDIIKEHDATLIATGTWESNKMKVKGEDLPWVFPSMEFIVATHLAKFGYRPWDIVPNLSGRLLVIGGGYTAEDAAYIPMTYDEFKNKMKKVVLSYRRSKKEAPMGVMEMNNLEAAGIEIWELTVPTEFREENGKRIVKIIRNQLVHAPGEKRPKPVPIPGSEFETEFDFASKAVGERPTAPLTNNCCGITLTDWGTIVTDKNLMTTRKGVFAAGDVVHGPSQLGPALKSGMDAANAIIKYLSSI from the coding sequence GTGAAATTTTTAAGGTGCAAGCCGGATCAGGTCCCAACTGGAGTTGGTAAGAAAGTAGCAATTATTGGGGCTGGGACAGCGGGGCTTGGAGCAGCAGGACTTTTAAGATGCAAAGGTTATCAAGTAACAGTATATGATATGTTACCAGAACCAGGGGGCATGTTAATATTTGGCATTCATGTATATAGAATTCCAAAACCCCCAGTTAGGGAAGGGGTTAAAGAATTAATGGATGCTGGAGTAGAGTTTGTATTAAATACAAAAATAAATGCAAATGTAAGCTATGGAATAATGGATAAGATAATAAGTCCTAAACAATCAGTAGATTTGGAAGATATAATAAAGGAACATGATGCAACCCTAATTGCAACAGGTACATGGGAAAGCAATAAAATGAAAGTAAAAGGAGAAGATTTACCATGGGTATTCCCATCAATGGAATTTATTGTAGCAACACATCTAGCTAAATTTGGTTATAGACCTTGGGATATCGTGCCAAATTTATCTGGAAGATTATTAGTTATTGGAGGAGGATATACTGCTGAGGATGCTGCTTACATACCAATGACATATGATGAATTCAAAAACAAAATGAAAAAAGTTGTATTATCTTATAGAAGGAGCAAAAAAGAGGCACCAATGGGAGTAATGGAAATGAATAATCTAGAGGCAGCTGGTATAGAAATATGGGAATTAACTGTTCCAACAGAATTTAGGGAAGAAAATGGAAAAAGAATAGTAAAAATAATAAGGAACCAATTGGTTCACGCTCCCGGAGAAAAAAGACCTAAACCAGTTCCAATACCTGGAAGCGAATTTGAAACTGAATTCGATTTCGCATCTAAAGCAGTTGGAGAGAGACCAACTGCACCTCTTACAAACAACTGTTGTGGTATAACATTAACTGACTGGGGAACAATAGTTACTGATAAGAATTTAATGACAACAAGAAAGGGAGTATTTGCTGCAGGAGACGTTGTTCACGGCCCAAGCCAACTAGGACCTGCATTAAAAAGTGGAATGGATGCGGCAAACGCAATAATAAAATATTTGTCTAGTATTTAA
- a CDS encoding sulfurtransferase TusA family protein gives MSNQQYDYRGKECPEGYILVTRLLSKLNPGETIEVIMDSWRCATMIAYEFAKVSSIEMKVDKLNQKDIKFVFKKKN, from the coding sequence ATGAGTAATCAGCAGTACGATTATAGAGGAAAAGAATGTCCTGAAGGATATATATTGGTAACAAGACTATTAAGCAAACTAAATCCAGGAGAAACTATTGAGGTAATAATGGATTCATGGAGATGCGCTACTATGATAGCATATGAATTTGCTAAAGTTTCATCGATTGAAATGAAGGTAGATAAACTAAATCAAAAGGATATAAAGTTTGTATTTAAGAAGAAAAACTAA
- a CDS encoding lipoate--protein ligase family protein — protein MKLRVLMFETPHDGYYNIAFEEALARARGCNIIDDTLRFFRNKNAVIIGYFQKAEEEVNLDYLKKIDAQLIRRPTGGGAVYHDLGNLNYSIAVSYDKAKNMSPVDYIFSVLIKGPINALNSLGFDARLENINDIVVNNRKVSGTAASTSWNTLFFHGAMLLNTDMEKLSSVLKISQKKLIDKGVSSVKYRVTNLFDINNKIKIDDIINSFVNSYKQLLNYDDVYYSIPTKKEIEIASLIYEEKYTKYEWNYNRESHSVFQKLEEQIKELCQVISN, from the coding sequence ATGAAATTAAGAGTCTTAATGTTTGAAACTCCTCACGATGGATATTATAATATAGCATTTGAGGAGGCGTTAGCTAGGGCAAGGGGTTGCAATATTATAGATGATACCTTAAGGTTTTTCAGAAATAAAAATGCTGTAATAATTGGCTATTTTCAAAAGGCGGAGGAAGAAGTAAATCTAGATTATTTAAAAAAGATAGATGCTCAGCTAATAAGAAGGCCTACTGGAGGTGGGGCTGTATATCATGATTTAGGAAATTTAAATTATTCTATTGCAGTATCTTATGATAAAGCAAAAAATATGAGTCCTGTTGATTATATATTTTCCGTTCTTATTAAAGGACCAATAAATGCTTTAAATTCATTAGGTTTTGATGCTAGACTTGAAAATATTAATGATATAGTAGTAAATAATAGGAAGGTAAGTGGAACAGCCGCAAGCACTTCTTGGAATACGTTATTTTTCCATGGAGCAATGCTTCTAAATACAGACATGGAAAAGCTTTCGTCAGTCTTAAAAATTTCTCAGAAAAAATTAATAGATAAAGGAGTAAGCAGTGTTAAATATAGAGTAACTAATTTATTTGATATTAATAACAAAATTAAAATCGATGATATTATTAATTCTTTCGTAAATTCATATAAACAACTTTTGAATTATGACGATGTTTATTATTCAATACCAACTAAAAAGGAAATTGAAATTGCTAGCCTGATATATGAGGAGAAATATACTAAATATGAGTGGAACTATAATAGGGAGAGCCATTCTGTCTTTCAAAAATTAGAAGAACAGATAAAGGAACTTTGCCAAGTGATATCAAATTGA
- a CDS encoding superoxide dismutase, translating to MVSYKRYELPPLPYSYDALEPVLSRDILTYHHDKHHLAYVNGANAAMEKLEKYLNGQEQSIDIRAVSRDFEFNYGGHLLHTLYWLNMAPTGKGGGTPGGTIADAINKNFGSFDKFKKVFGDAAKLVEGVGWAILALDPVTGDLKITQVEKHNAVITMNLVPLLACDVFEHAYYLQYKNDRGSYVDKWWDVVNWDDVEKRYQKALTLPKLIL from the coding sequence ATGGTATCATATAAGAGGTATGAACTTCCTCCATTGCCTTATTCGTATGATGCATTGGAGCCTGTTTTAAGCAGAGATATATTAACATATCACCATGATAAACATCATCTAGCCTATGTAAATGGGGCTAATGCAGCTATGGAAAAGTTAGAAAAATATCTTAATGGCCAAGAACAAAGCATAGATATTAGAGCAGTATCAAGAGACTTTGAATTTAACTATGGAGGTCATTTACTTCACACATTGTATTGGCTAAATATGGCTCCTACAGGTAAAGGAGGAGGAACACCAGGAGGAACAATTGCAGATGCTATAAATAAGAACTTTGGGTCTTTTGATAAATTTAAAAAAGTATTTGGAGATGCTGCTAAATTAGTAGAAGGAGTTGGATGGGCAATTCTAGCGTTAGACCCTGTTACAGGGGATTTAAAGATAACGCAAGTAGAAAAACACAACGCTGTTATAACAATGAATTTAGTTCCATTACTTGCATGTGATGTGTTTGAGCATGCATATTATTTACAATATAAAAATGATAGAGGTAGCTATGTAGATAAATGGTGGGATGTAGTAAACTGGGACGATGTTGAAAAGAGATATCAAAAAGCTTTAACTTTACCAAAGCTCATTTTGTAA
- a CDS encoding SDR family oxidoreductase, with the protein MRVIVTASTKGIGYGISKVLLENGNEVVISGHNGENLANALNNLKNYGKVYGIISDLRNINDVRNLIDKSVNILKGLDAVVYVAPPPKPGNFESTPIEMWDDAVKSLLLSAVWVTKFSLPYIKESKGSYVYLSSFAIKEPQENLILSNVVRISLAGLTRSLSKELGKYGIKVNMIMPGWIETERVEEVVNSRAKSEGKSSEDIKKEIEKGIPLKRMAKPEEIGELVNFLIAKNTYISGASIPFDGGLLNSVF; encoded by the coding sequence TTGAGGGTTATTGTTACGGCATCAACTAAAGGTATAGGTTACGGCATTTCTAAGGTTTTATTGGAAAATGGTAATGAAGTTGTTATTTCAGGCCATAATGGAGAAAATTTAGCAAATGCCTTAAATAACTTAAAAAATTATGGAAAGGTTTATGGAATAATATCAGATTTAAGAAATATAAATGACGTTAGAAACTTAATAGATAAATCAGTAAATATACTTAAAGGATTAGATGCAGTTGTTTATGTGGCACCCCCTCCAAAACCAGGTAATTTTGAAAGCACACCTATTGAGATGTGGGATGATGCAGTTAAATCATTACTTTTAAGCGCAGTCTGGGTAACAAAATTCTCTTTGCCATATATAAAGGAAAGTAAAGGATCTTACGTTTATTTAAGCAGTTTTGCAATAAAAGAACCTCAAGAAAATTTGATATTAAGCAATGTCGTAAGGATTTCTTTAGCGGGCCTAACAAGAAGTCTTTCTAAGGAATTGGGTAAATATGGCATAAAGGTTAATATGATAATGCCAGGTTGGATAGAAACTGAAAGAGTTGAAGAGGTAGTAAATTCTAGGGCAAAAAGTGAAGGGAAGAGCAGCGAAGACATTAAAAAAGAAATAGAGAAGGGAATACCATTAAAAAGAATGGCAAAACCAGAAGAAATTGGTGAATTAGTTAATTTTTTGATAGCAAAAAACACATATATAAGCGGGGCATCAATTCCATTTGATGGGGGTTTACTAAATAGTGTTTTTTAA
- a CDS encoding translation initiation factor 2B subunit, eIF-2B alpha/beta/delta family, whose protein sequence is MEKLIEIANEVSRERVRGASWSAEAMAKAVYELSKTKVVSCDDINEISKIIVDANPAMGSLYNLSLILKNSCAAKKELYLAAEKFLNYISYSRELIIRHSYELFKEKIKIFTISNSSNVLSVIKENKDMIKKVLVSESHPGSEGAIFATEIKNYGIDVELYPDASISNAIEKSNLVLIGADNITIDGCLFNKVGTKNASIIAGYYGKPVIAVFEPFKINPEMKCGQEIAITRSYLIQGYGELTYRLFDSLPNNLLDGILSINGLMDPSSSNLSKLHESFISWFSNI, encoded by the coding sequence ATGGAAAAACTCATAGAAATAGCAAATGAAGTTTCTAGGGAAAGGGTAAGAGGTGCGTCGTGGAGCGCTGAAGCTATGGCAAAAGCTGTATATGAGTTATCAAAAACAAAAGTTGTATCATGCGATGATATTAATGAAATTTCGAAAATAATAGTAGATGCGAATCCAGCCATGGGAAGCTTATATAATTTATCATTAATCTTAAAAAATTCATGCGCAGCTAAGAAGGAACTTTATTTAGCTGCTGAGAAATTTCTAAATTATATTAGTTACTCAAGAGAATTAATAATAAGGCATAGCTATGAATTATTTAAAGAAAAAATAAAGATATTTACCATAAGCAATAGCAGCAATGTTTTAAGCGTCATAAAGGAAAATAAAGATATGATAAAAAAGGTTTTGGTTTCAGAATCACACCCAGGTAGTGAAGGGGCTATATTTGCAACAGAAATTAAGAATTATGGAATTGATGTTGAATTATATCCTGATGCATCAATTAGTAATGCTATAGAGAAATCTAACTTAGTACTTATTGGAGCTGATAACATAACGATTGATGGTTGTCTCTTTAATAAAGTGGGAACAAAAAATGCAAGCATAATAGCTGGTTATTATGGTAAACCAGTTATTGCAGTTTTTGAACCGTTTAAAATAAATCCAGAAATGAAATGCGGCCAAGAGATAGCTATAACAAGATCTTATTTAATTCAAGGTTATGGAGAATTAACTTATAGATTATTTGATTCATTACCAAACAATTTATTAGATGGCATATTAAGTATAAATGGCTTAATGGATCCATCAAGCTCTAATTTAAGTAAATTGCATGAATCATTTATATCATGGTTCAGTAACATTTAA
- a CDS encoding ABC transporter substrate-binding protein: MKSGNLIIALLIILIIGIGALGYSMMSLYNEMQKEINNLNSTILNLNNKTQITYNEKLSELANKIGSLENSINNFNSSVNTQILSLQQQINSLETQSQFPVTLIDATNTSVTITSYPERIVSLDPATTEILLSINATNQLVGVDNDSFYYLPPQYENELWKLYNEGKIINIGSTYSEPNIELILSAKPDLVIGTYQWSFSAVAQELKNYGIPTVLLPSYNSLSDLYNAIIMAGRSTGNIKNAVNLVESMSANISYFRYLINNISPQNVSYLLWINPTYVAGGNTFQNDMFILSGNNNVFSNISGWPIISPEELLQANPSIIIIDSNGGLINETTLISWLQSSIGNAYQNISAIKYNRVYTINGYYSDYLDEPGPMVIYGIKLLMMITHPSLFNLTTVPNNISPNTFPLNK, encoded by the coding sequence GTGAAGTCAGGAAACTTAATAATAGCATTGCTAATCATATTAATAATAGGGATAGGGGCTCTAGGTTATTCTATGATGTCTTTATACAATGAAATGCAAAAGGAAATAAACAACCTTAATTCTACTATATTAAATTTAAACAATAAGACACAGATTACTTATAATGAAAAATTATCAGAATTAGCAAATAAAATAGGTTCTTTAGAAAATAGTATTAATAATTTTAATTCCAGCGTTAATACTCAAATTTTAAGTCTTCAACAACAAATAAATTCATTAGAAACACAAAGTCAATTTCCAGTTACTCTAATAGATGCAACAAATACAAGTGTTACGATAACATCATATCCTGAAAGAATTGTTTCCTTGGATCCCGCTACTACTGAGATACTTTTATCAATAAATGCAACTAATCAATTAGTTGGAGTAGATAATGATAGCTTTTATTATTTACCTCCGCAATATGAAAATGAGTTATGGAAGTTATACAATGAGGGTAAGATAATTAATATAGGTAGCACTTATTCTGAACCAAATATAGAATTGATTTTGTCAGCAAAACCCGATTTAGTTATAGGGACGTATCAGTGGTCATTTTCTGCAGTTGCCCAAGAATTGAAAAACTATGGAATACCAACAGTTCTTCTACCTTCATATAATTCATTAAGCGATCTTTACAATGCTATTATAATGGCTGGAAGGTCTACGGGAAACATAAAAAATGCTGTTAATTTAGTAGAATCCATGTCTGCAAATATATCATATTTTAGATATTTGATTAATAATATATCTCCCCAAAATGTTTCATATTTGCTATGGATAAATCCAACTTATGTAGCAGGAGGTAATACGTTTCAAAATGATATGTTCATCTTATCAGGAAACAACAATGTTTTCTCTAATATATCTGGATGGCCTATAATAAGTCCAGAAGAATTATTACAAGCTAATCCTAGTATTATAATAATAGATAGTAATGGAGGATTAATAAATGAGACAACCCTTATTAGTTGGTTACAAAGCTCTATTGGGAATGCATATCAAAACATTTCAGCAATAAAATATAATAGGGTTTATACAATAAATGGGTATTATTCTGATTATTTAGATGAGCCAGGCCCTATGGTAATTTATGGCATAAAGTTATTGATGATGATAACTCATCCAAGTTTATTCAATTTAACCACTGTTCCAAATAATATTTCGCCAAATACATTTCCATTAAATAAATAG